A portion of the Lysinibacillus timonensis genome contains these proteins:
- a CDS encoding S-layer homology domain-containing protein, translated as MSKSNQKKYFNATMVATLVASTVAGGSVAGASAEFSDVKTTDYFFEAVKNLSERGIVNGFPDGTFKPYNNVTRGQAAVIISGALGLDTTNVQDPGFKDVPTSHPYHGAIAALANAGYINGFEDGTFGPDKFVTRNHMAIIISKAFNLEAPAGTTLPFSDIYPAYKNQIAALYANGVTAGNSPTTFGGSLNVTRGQLAQFIVKAEKINEVSEFTIEEISNSTIKTNIGDFTLGSAATGIFSNDNASALKGASVLAKVENGEIVSVKSLTLNAEGTSEESLVFDGNNTELVELTINADNVIVKNMTITGDIQVTSQVLKSSTLENVESNGQLIVESNNEYVASTNLLFATETNGPEITLKQTSVNDIVVKRNNVSITSDTKLARVTISEGVKEIEVNSDIDKITVAHAGEVILNITGKVAELVIPNKETKVELGANVEVTKLVTPEGSKVADIISNYSAVKGKITEVVDSKGTKDETATNESSSSSGSSGNSNNDDDDDDNVSVKPINGNVIASNGIYGPASGIQTIEGDLTISSPDVTLRNVTVTGKLVLGEEIGEGDVHLDGVTVQGETVVNGGGQNSVYFNDSVLATVIVNKNNGAVRIVAQGSTQVYEVQLETPTIVVEDSLDQGSSGFDDIILTEAMQSGYEVQLNGTFETINSRATSVRINLSEQTDIRTLVLNAAATVLGTGNIRLAEVNANGSTLSQRPQNVVLNNGTLTISDGENTETIDESYADSDATTTLNSISVYNGSISLELENFVTEITSADVAIVATIDGEEVELNGLYYNANQQRYNFDIIDIVDNIGEIVEITVTPLSGKVTGEAKTASFEVQTGFSGRITDIQRVGIPNLEIQFRAGIGSTEGEVVGTATTDRYGYYSINLPAGTYTGEFTSPGYLTTYMIANAASDEFLTDQNETAIRAAATNEVKIMLSWGENPRDLDSHLTGPGADNSLFHIAYYDEKEIHNGITYADLDWDDTQSYGPETTTIRELVDGKYRFYVHHFSGSNTLRNSGAAVKVFLGNATTPNQTFNVPSGEGNEIYWAVFDLIVSNNGETHEIVPVNELMDTENPIITVNGQNNHYYGNLNVSTSDSIGLAVSEGTEVYYQLTSYANNFDGENYYEEYDNNSVEDALNGQLYTEEFSISQNSSLYAIAVKDGVVVGETHVTLNIQEPGTSNPNDEEDIPAQEEDTNENSSETTPNPDNETETTTPEIENNDDASETTSDSVMVNTLDNNLFTFTFSEALLEMNRLDLTSIDTATFANTTSDSIVTIATSDTVNVSVEADNTITVEFDDTVNEYYNYITFEYGIGALSIRRTNTDVWVFNDVYFYELES; from the coding sequence ATGAGTAAAAGTAATCAAAAAAAGTATTTTAATGCAACTATGGTTGCTACTCTAGTTGCATCAACAGTGGCAGGAGGTTCTGTCGCAGGTGCAAGTGCAGAATTTTCTGATGTGAAAACAACAGATTATTTCTTTGAAGCTGTGAAAAATCTGTCTGAAAGAGGAATCGTTAATGGATTCCCAGATGGAACATTTAAACCGTATAACAATGTAACTCGTGGACAAGCCGCAGTTATTATTTCGGGTGCTTTAGGTTTAGATACAACAAATGTACAAGATCCAGGTTTTAAAGATGTACCGACGTCTCACCCATATCATGGTGCAATTGCAGCGCTTGCAAATGCTGGATATATCAATGGTTTTGAAGATGGAACTTTTGGTCCAGACAAGTTTGTTACGCGCAATCATATGGCCATTATTATTTCAAAAGCGTTCAACTTAGAAGCGCCTGCTGGTACAACATTACCATTTAGTGATATTTACCCAGCCTACAAAAATCAAATTGCAGCTCTTTATGCAAACGGTGTAACAGCGGGTAACTCACCAACTACTTTTGGTGGTTCTTTAAACGTAACGCGCGGTCAACTTGCGCAGTTTATAGTAAAAGCGGAAAAAATAAACGAAGTTAGTGAATTCACTATCGAAGAAATTTCGAATTCTACAATTAAAACAAATATTGGAGACTTTACTTTAGGTTCAGCGGCTACAGGTATCTTTTCAAATGACAATGCAAGTGCATTAAAAGGTGCTAGTGTATTAGCGAAAGTAGAAAATGGTGAAATTGTTTCTGTAAAATCGTTAACACTGAATGCAGAAGGCACTTCAGAAGAGTCTCTTGTATTCGATGGAAATAATACTGAATTAGTAGAATTAACGATCAATGCTGACAATGTAATTGTGAAAAATATGACAATTACTGGTGATATCCAGGTGACAAGTCAGGTTTTAAAATCATCTACACTAGAAAATGTAGAATCGAACGGTCAACTAATCGTTGAATCGAATAACGAGTATGTAGCGTCAACTAATCTATTGTTTGCTACAGAGACAAACGGCCCGGAAATTACTTTAAAACAAACTTCAGTAAACGATATTGTTGTAAAACGAAACAATGTGTCAATTACTTCTGATACGAAACTTGCTCGAGTAACGATTTCTGAGGGCGTAAAGGAAATTGAAGTCAACTCAGACATCGATAAAATCACAGTGGCGCATGCTGGTGAGGTCATTCTAAATATTACAGGTAAAGTGGCGGAACTTGTAATTCCTAACAAAGAAACTAAAGTTGAACTTGGTGCAAATGTCGAGGTTACAAAATTAGTAACACCTGAAGGTTCTAAAGTAGCGGATATTATTAGCAACTATAGTGCAGTAAAAGGGAAAATTACTGAGGTTGTTGATAGTAAAGGGACAAAAGATGAAACAGCTACAAACGAAAGCTCTAGTAGTAGTGGATCATCAGGAAACAGTAATAATGATGACGACGATGATGACAATGTTTCAGTTAAACCAATTAACGGAAATGTAATTGCTAGTAATGGTATTTATGGCCCTGCATCCGGAATTCAAACAATCGAAGGTGATTTAACCATTTCTAGCCCAGACGTTACTCTTCGAAATGTAACGGTTACTGGTAAGTTAGTTTTAGGTGAGGAAATCGGTGAAGGCGACGTACATTTAGATGGAGTTACTGTACAAGGTGAAACTGTTGTAAATGGTGGCGGACAAAACAGTGTTTATTTCAATGATTCAGTGTTAGCAACAGTCATTGTAAATAAAAATAACGGAGCAGTTCGTATTGTTGCACAAGGTAGTACACAAGTGTATGAAGTCCAACTTGAAACGCCAACAATTGTAGTGGAAGACAGCTTAGATCAAGGCTCTTCAGGTTTTGACGACATTATTTTAACGGAAGCTATGCAATCTGGATATGAAGTTCAACTTAATGGTACATTTGAAACAATTAACTCTAGAGCTACAAGTGTTCGAATTAATTTGAGTGAACAGACCGATATCCGTACTTTAGTATTAAACGCAGCTGCAACAGTATTAGGTACTGGTAATATTCGTTTAGCGGAAGTAAATGCAAATGGTTCAACATTATCTCAAAGACCTCAAAATGTTGTCTTGAATAATGGTACATTAACAATTTCAGATGGTGAAAATACAGAAACAATTGATGAAAGCTACGCAGATTCAGATGCTACTACAACACTCAATTCTATAAGTGTATATAATGGAAGTATTTCGTTAGAGTTAGAGAATTTTGTTACAGAAATAACATCTGCTGACGTGGCGATAGTAGCGACAATAGATGGCGAAGAAGTTGAATTGAACGGTTTATATTATAACGCAAATCAACAGAGATACAATTTTGACATTATTGATATAGTTGATAATATTGGTGAGATTGTTGAAATTACAGTGACTCCTCTATCAGGTAAAGTAACGGGTGAAGCAAAAACGGCTTCATTTGAAGTCCAAACTGGTTTCTCTGGTCGAATTACAGATATTCAACGTGTAGGTATTCCAAATCTAGAGATTCAGTTTAGAGCAGGAATAGGCTCGACTGAGGGCGAAGTTGTAGGAACTGCTACAACAGATCGCTACGGCTATTATTCTATTAATCTACCTGCAGGAACATATACAGGTGAATTTACAAGTCCTGGTTATTTAACAACATACATGATTGCAAATGCAGCTTCTGATGAATTTTTAACAGATCAAAATGAAACAGCAATTCGAGCTGCTGCTACAAACGAAGTAAAAATTATGTTATCTTGGGGAGAAAATCCTAGGGATTTAGATTCGCATTTAACAGGTCCTGGTGCAGATAATTCTCTATTCCATATTGCTTATTATGATGAGAAAGAGATTCATAATGGAATTACTTATGCTGACTTAGACTGGGATGATACACAGTCTTATGGCCCAGAAACAACAACAATTCGCGAATTGGTTGATGGAAAATATCGCTTCTACGTGCATCATTTTTCTGGTAGCAATACATTACGTAATTCTGGAGCAGCAGTAAAGGTCTTTTTAGGAAATGCAACAACTCCTAATCAAACATTTAATGTTCCTTCAGGAGAAGGTAATGAAATTTACTGGGCTGTATTCGATTTAATCGTAAGTAATAATGGCGAAACACATGAAATAGTACCAGTCAATGAGTTAATGGATACTGAAAACCCAATAATTACAGTTAATGGTCAAAATAATCATTATTATGGAAACTTAAATGTTTCTACATCAGATTCAATTGGATTGGCAGTTAGTGAGGGAACAGAAGTTTATTACCAATTGACTTCATACGCCAATAATTTTGATGGTGAAAATTACTATGAAGAATACGATAATAATTCTGTTGAGGATGCTTTAAATGGTCAATTGTATACAGAGGAATTCAGTATTAGTCAAAATAGTTCTTTATATGCAATTGCAGTTAAGGATGGAGTAGTTGTTGGGGAAACTCATGTTACACTAAACATCCAAGAGCCTGGAACTTCGAATCCAAATGATGAGGAAGATATCCCAGCACAAGAAGAAGATACTAATGAGAACTCTAGTGAAACAACACCAAATCCAGATAACGAAACTGAAACTACAACACCAGAAATTGAAAATAACGATGACGCTAGTGAAACGACATCGGATTCGGTGATGGTTAATACCTTAGATAATAACTTGTTCACTTTTACTTTCTCTGAGGCATTATTAGAAATGAATCGACTAGATTTAACAAGTATTGATACAGCCACTTTTGCGAATACAACTTCTGATTCGATAGTAACTATTGCAACTAGCGATACTGTCAATGTTTCTGTTGAAGCTGATAATACAATTACTGTAGAGTTTGATGATACTGTTAATGAGTATTATAATTATATAACGTTTGAATACGGTATTGGGGCTCTTTCTATAAGACGTACCAATACTGATGTATGGGTATTTAATGATGTATATTTTTATGAATTAGAATCTTAA
- a CDS encoding fibronectin type III domain-containing protein, which translates to MARKHKKKMTYLFMIFVLMINIFTPLNTKATELPFDTDVQTIYMATEDNEQTTPDSVVIEVEEPYIVLEDFESSSTWKATGAKYNTVDATVSSDEVRFGENSLRLDYDFLNQQGTSGIYASRDTRIEVPGNPKKIGMWIYGDGKKHWLRQQLVDANGQNFNIDFTGDYPNGVTWEGWQYVEADIPANWQAPFKIDLAVRYMATKDEGKSADTIYVDNIIAIYGEFNADVKNPQLSNFKPSETSTNKPEISITAIDYESGIDPNKIVMEIDGQIVTPEYNEASGMISYTPSTPLADGLHQVYIEVFDKEGNHKFNTFTFAISSGGPAFLWGEPEAALAGSVFDVQLKLKNIKELNGAEFTLKYDPNLIDFVDGDQTVEGLQGRVEDIFKSTVKVNSVDEQHGEISLQFDGFNAVETSEEEVVATVSFALGNDAAGTAKLELTDGQFSYVEESIGTLPFFSNPLDLVISQPYVLSIEGKSVGTPSKITVKDLQGNPVEGAKIEITNGNKLIKITKDTQIYKGGSGVAGDPYQDVSAGTYIPYANAPTSKFSYYRIFMPNGQQRYYHVPKDDAEVVDWNTLFDGTDENGEIYTDKLTLSQIPLSIQASKGELVSQVESFTVTPQLGTQKPENITLTWTNDPSTSQHFTWRTGTATQNSVVEVVEETDPNGFSSESVIRVDGDIEFYADDKVEMTIHHANVNGLTPGTIYQYRVGDGTQNGWSEVGHFTTASNNEEAFNFLFFTDTQSQDANGFAIWTKLYELGLEKFPNTKFVLHGGDIVEDGSVMSQWELFLQASKELTPKVPFMSVLGNHDVYGNGESIYSSLFSYPQNGPEGKEGFVYSFEYENAKFIMLNSEFGIQDMEQQEQWIREEVEGSTKQWTIAMFHRPPYKSNPLTGQNATASTFAPLLEELGVDLVLNGHDHAYMRTHAMKDGLVQENGEGTVYVIGGSAGPKFYPVESNEYVDVQFDSDTQVFTSISIDGNVLKGNVYTINNELVDSFEINKAKSPVDPVIPEATYHITNFDTNKLTITKPSISLTLNGESIIPEGILFTGSYGEFSGEDFAGITVTLDPVSPGAVIDFKGTVVQKVMIGKNVKEIRGYENIQDIEYLDGASKEDIIFK; encoded by the coding sequence ATGGCACGAAAACATAAGAAAAAAATGACTTATCTATTTATGATCTTTGTACTCATGATCAACATATTCACACCACTAAATACTAAAGCAACAGAGCTACCTTTTGATACAGACGTGCAAACTATTTATATGGCGACAGAAGATAACGAACAAACAACGCCTGATAGCGTGGTCATTGAAGTAGAAGAACCTTATATAGTTTTAGAAGATTTTGAGTCTAGTAGTACATGGAAAGCAACAGGAGCAAAATATAATACTGTGGATGCAACAGTTTCTAGTGATGAAGTTCGCTTTGGGGAAAATTCACTACGTCTTGACTATGACTTTTTAAATCAACAAGGGACATCTGGAATCTATGCAAGTAGGGATACACGAATCGAAGTACCTGGAAATCCGAAAAAAATTGGGATGTGGATTTATGGAGATGGTAAGAAACATTGGTTAAGACAACAGTTAGTCGATGCGAATGGTCAAAATTTTAATATCGATTTTACAGGAGATTATCCAAATGGTGTTACATGGGAAGGATGGCAGTATGTTGAGGCAGATATTCCAGCTAATTGGCAAGCACCATTCAAAATTGATTTGGCAGTTCGTTATATGGCAACAAAAGATGAAGGCAAATCGGCTGACACTATTTATGTAGATAATATTATAGCGATTTATGGTGAATTCAATGCAGATGTAAAAAATCCACAATTATCAAACTTTAAACCATCTGAAACGTCAACAAACAAACCTGAAATTAGTATAACGGCTATTGATTACGAATCTGGCATTGATCCGAACAAAATAGTGATGGAAATCGATGGACAAATCGTAACACCAGAATATAATGAAGCCTCTGGAATGATTTCTTATACACCAAGTACTCCTTTAGCAGATGGCCTGCATCAGGTATATATTGAAGTATTCGACAAAGAAGGAAACCATAAATTTAATACATTTACTTTTGCGATTTCATCTGGTGGACCTGCATTTCTATGGGGTGAACCAGAAGCTGCTCTAGCTGGTTCGGTATTTGACGTACAATTGAAATTAAAGAATATTAAGGAACTAAATGGTGCAGAGTTTACATTGAAATATGATCCGAATTTAATAGATTTCGTTGATGGTGATCAAACTGTTGAAGGTCTTCAGGGAAGAGTTGAAGATATATTCAAAAGTACTGTAAAAGTGAATAGTGTCGATGAGCAACATGGGGAAATTTCACTACAATTTGATGGATTCAATGCTGTTGAAACAAGTGAAGAAGAAGTAGTTGCAACGGTATCATTTGCTTTAGGAAATGATGCTGCTGGGACAGCTAAGCTTGAATTAACAGATGGGCAATTTTCATATGTAGAAGAATCGATAGGAACATTACCTTTCTTTTCAAACCCACTTGACCTTGTAATTTCACAACCTTATGTTTTATCAATAGAAGGAAAATCTGTAGGTACTCCAAGTAAAATTACAGTGAAAGATCTTCAAGGAAACCCAGTTGAAGGAGCCAAAATAGAAATTACTAATGGAAATAAACTGATAAAAATTACTAAAGATACACAAATATATAAAGGTGGAAGTGGCGTTGCTGGAGATCCCTATCAGGACGTTTCAGCTGGTACTTATATTCCATATGCCAATGCACCAACGAGTAAATTTAGCTATTACCGAATTTTTATGCCAAACGGACAACAACGCTATTATCATGTTCCAAAAGATGATGCAGAGGTTGTTGATTGGAATACATTATTTGATGGTACAGATGAAAATGGAGAAATCTATACTGACAAGCTGACACTTTCTCAAATTCCTCTAAGCATTCAAGCAAGCAAGGGAGAGTTAGTCAGTCAAGTTGAATCATTTACTGTAACGCCACAACTAGGCACTCAAAAACCAGAAAATATCACGTTGACATGGACAAATGATCCATCAACGTCGCAGCATTTCACATGGCGTACTGGTACAGCTACTCAAAATTCTGTTGTAGAAGTTGTAGAAGAAACGGATCCTAACGGTTTTTCGAGTGAATCTGTCATACGTGTAGATGGCGACATTGAATTTTATGCAGATGATAAGGTCGAAATGACGATTCATCATGCAAATGTAAATGGTTTAACACCAGGTACTATTTATCAATACCGTGTAGGCGATGGTACTCAAAATGGATGGAGTGAAGTTGGTCATTTTACAACTGCATCTAATAATGAAGAAGCGTTTAATTTCTTATTCTTTACAGATACGCAATCACAAGATGCAAATGGATTTGCTATTTGGACAAAACTATATGAATTAGGTTTAGAAAAATTCCCGAATACAAAATTCGTACTACATGGTGGAGATATTGTTGAAGATGGTAGTGTGATGAGCCAATGGGAATTGTTCTTACAAGCTTCTAAAGAATTGACACCAAAAGTTCCATTCATGTCTGTTTTAGGAAATCATGATGTGTATGGGAACGGTGAATCTATTTATTCATCGTTATTCTCATATCCGCAAAATGGACCAGAAGGCAAAGAAGGCTTTGTTTATTCTTTTGAATATGAAAATGCGAAGTTCATTATGTTAAATTCAGAGTTTGGTATACAAGATATGGAACAGCAAGAACAATGGATTCGTGAGGAAGTGGAAGGTTCAACAAAACAATGGACTATCGCCATGTTCCATCGTCCACCGTATAAGAGTAATCCATTAACTGGTCAGAATGCGACAGCATCTACTTTTGCACCACTTTTAGAAGAACTAGGTGTTGATTTAGTTTTAAATGGGCATGACCATGCTTATATGAGAACTCACGCAATGAAAGATGGACTTGTTCAAGAAAATGGTGAAGGAACTGTATATGTCATCGGTGGCTCAGCTGGACCAAAATTTTACCCAGTAGAAAGTAATGAATATGTCGACGTTCAATTTGATTCGGACACGCAAGTATTTACATCTATATCTATTGATGGAAACGTATTAAAAGGCAATGTTTATACAATTAATAATGAGTTAGTAGATTCATTTGAAATTAATAAAGCGAAGTCTCCAGTTGATCCAGTAATACCAGAAGCAACTTATCATATTACAAATTTTGATACGAATAAATTAACCATAACAAAACCAAGTATTTCATTAACACTTAATGGCGAATCTATAATTCCAGAAGGTATTCTATTTACAGGATCATACGGAGAATTTAGTGGTGAGGATTTTGCTGGTATAACAGTAACACTAGATCCAGTGTCACCAGGTGCCGTTATCGACTTTAAAGGTACTGTTGTACAGAAAGTGATGATTGGTAAAAATGTTAAAGAAATTCGGGGCTATGAAAACATTCAAGATATTGAATATTTAGATGGTGCTAGTAAAGAAGATATTATATTTAAGTAA
- a CDS encoding S-layer homology domain-containing protein → MKKKFYKKFFNSTITSAVVATSVLGGTALGAETSTPSNSTNSLNFSDVKVTDYFYEAVKILTERGIIKGFPDGTFKPYQKVTRGQVAVILANLLKLDTSNVEDPGFTDVPKTHPYYGAIAALYKAGYIKGFEDGTFKPGETNNRYHAALILTKVFKLTAKNPYELPFTDVYPAYKEAVSAFYENKVTSGSTPTTFSGSANLTRGQFVTFLLKAEEATQASNEENEVKENENPGGSSGGGGSNSGGKDSDRDDDDDNDNDNGGGNPGGGDTETPPADTTAPVASIISNIVLIGQNLSVQSSEKGKVFLTTTSDTAPVSVEDLEKIDVLSTTVDTANVYKEINTEGLSEGTYNLYAVDEAGNISKLTTIYLFEDPYSYIKKKLEELEMMVYGTTNLEEISLTSISNAAGEQDVDEFTSEVLKQAYVILMAIINYSNMNGIGIPTEPFPEVTNNINEHSTFTANLSEGSFPVILSDLELSEESPEKFKPLLEEEQTSALAEELLLVLLNIDFDNILDHYNLPALIGAEGLLPEAVYEGLALNGMETLTEIDEVEAPAYTADEYTKKLESTLKILSNLVKFTNDDNTELKEFDSDIVEVINYVIPYLYLGLVKLEFLPYEGIELTPYENKEFSTFSEDENLIVYHLLNLFASDFSLNNIEYYYGVEFGNEDEQELIRILRDYVYNEYFANLLVDRAITKDSEGNIKLISSLDEIINLDDFNIPSEMEEEYIIKNILVFNLALSQLYNIDQHSSVVDKFNAAIEQFNMKYPNLKYTNVVIDEIDLGINAFKIIPQFFDATFENRKINLLNFEVLVNDELKEPTFDYKLYTVPTVEENDEIYLIENEDGTIQLELIDSDNNGSLNGLHELEIYDKENDFYYNVSFVVTNKNTSDGSPEIIHIFEEPYQYLYLDSEAFSGSEFILDLENSSPYTKWEIDGFGAGLLGYEYLVVLYDSTTDKVLWAVNEIPRFTNEIEKNADDEVGSVIVDFDLSSLTKEELESFYSHNISMEVFLLNKSVDLDNVQDYRTIISKIQNSVTAYGYMNGTYTSEDTAELVVPLVEELVPAIPLDEEMVEQPKGIEPSNGTNSRDELEEYPEEETTKQNDEMEDGKLDQVEDVDSTSQDTLELDLKEIEETDKDSNTDQTIINPLPEGISFRDKEKLVYGVDFILENGVVRLI, encoded by the coding sequence ATGAAAAAGAAGTTCTATAAAAAATTCTTTAATTCAACGATTACATCAGCAGTAGTAGCTACTAGTGTTTTAGGTGGAACAGCTTTGGGAGCCGAAACGTCAACTCCATCCAATTCAACGAACTCACTTAATTTCTCAGATGTGAAGGTAACCGATTATTTTTATGAAGCTGTAAAGATTTTAACGGAAAGAGGTATTATTAAAGGGTTTCCAGATGGAACTTTTAAGCCCTATCAAAAGGTGACACGTGGACAAGTTGCTGTTATTTTAGCAAACCTCTTAAAGCTAGATACGTCGAACGTAGAGGATCCTGGTTTTACGGACGTACCAAAGACCCATCCATACTATGGAGCAATTGCAGCATTATACAAAGCGGGTTATATAAAGGGTTTTGAAGATGGTACTTTCAAACCTGGAGAAACCAACAATCGTTATCACGCTGCATTAATTCTTACAAAAGTCTTCAAGTTGACTGCTAAAAACCCTTATGAACTCCCATTCACTGATGTTTACCCTGCGTATAAAGAAGCTGTTAGTGCCTTCTATGAAAATAAAGTGACTTCTGGTTCAACTCCAACAACATTTAGTGGATCTGCAAACTTAACTCGTGGCCAATTTGTTACCTTCCTTCTGAAAGCAGAAGAAGCGACTCAAGCCTCTAACGAAGAAAATGAAGTGAAAGAGAATGAAAACCCTGGTGGTAGCAGTGGTGGCGGAGGAAGTAACTCTGGGGGCAAAGACAGTGATCGAGATGACGATGATGATAATGATAATGATAATGGAGGAGGAAACCCAGGAGGTGGCGACACTGAAACACCACCAGCAGATACCACAGCACCTGTAGCATCTATCATCAGTAATATCGTCCTAATAGGTCAAAATCTATCTGTTCAAAGTAGTGAAAAAGGAAAAGTTTTTTTGACGACAACAAGTGACACAGCTCCGGTTTCAGTAGAAGACTTAGAAAAAATAGATGTTCTTTCAACAACCGTTGATACAGCAAATGTTTACAAAGAGATAAATACTGAAGGACTTTCAGAGGGAACTTATAATTTATATGCAGTGGATGAGGCAGGTAATATCTCAAAACTAACAACAATTTATTTATTCGAAGATCCCTATTCTTATATTAAAAAGAAGCTTGAAGAATTAGAAATGATGGTATATGGAACAACAAATCTCGAAGAAATTAGTCTAACTAGCATTAGTAATGCAGCGGGTGAGCAAGATGTAGATGAATTCACATCAGAGGTGTTGAAGCAAGCTTATGTAATTTTAATGGCTATTATTAATTATTCCAATATGAACGGAATCGGAATCCCTACTGAGCCATTTCCAGAAGTTACGAACAATATAAATGAACATTCTACCTTTACTGCAAATCTATCAGAAGGATCATTTCCGGTAATTTTATCGGATTTAGAACTATCTGAAGAATCGCCGGAGAAATTTAAACCGTTATTAGAAGAAGAGCAAACTTCTGCTTTAGCGGAAGAACTATTATTGGTTTTATTAAATATTGATTTTGATAATATTCTCGATCATTATAATCTACCTGCTTTAATTGGAGCAGAAGGGTTATTACCAGAAGCCGTGTATGAAGGGTTAGCTTTGAATGGGATGGAAACACTCACTGAGATAGATGAAGTGGAAGCTCCTGCTTATACAGCTGATGAATATACAAAAAAATTAGAATCAACATTAAAAATCTTAAGTAACTTAGTCAAATTCACCAATGATGACAATACAGAATTGAAAGAATTTGATTCTGATATAGTTGAAGTAATTAATTATGTTATTCCATATCTTTACCTAGGATTAGTCAAACTAGAATTTTTACCTTATGAGGGAATTGAACTTACGCCTTACGAAAATAAGGAGTTTTCTACATTTAGTGAAGATGAAAACTTAATTGTATATCATTTACTAAATCTATTTGCTTCTGACTTTAGCTTAAATAATATTGAATATTATTATGGTGTTGAATTTGGTAATGAAGACGAGCAGGAACTTATAAGGATTCTTCGAGATTATGTGTATAATGAATATTTCGCCAATTTATTAGTTGATAGAGCAATAACAAAAGACTCAGAAGGTAATATAAAATTAATTTCTAGTTTAGATGAAATCATTAACCTTGACGATTTTAATATCCCTTCTGAAATGGAAGAAGAATATATAATAAAAAATATACTTGTTTTCAATTTAGCACTTAGCCAATTGTACAATATAGATCAGCATTCAAGTGTAGTTGATAAATTTAACGCTGCGATTGAACAGTTTAATATGAAATATCCTAATCTTAAATACACTAACGTAGTTATTGATGAAATAGATTTGGGTATTAATGCGTTTAAAATTATTCCACAATTCTTTGACGCCACATTTGAAAATAGAAAAATAAATTTACTTAATTTCGAAGTACTAGTAAATGATGAATTAAAAGAACCGACATTTGACTACAAACTGTATACTGTTCCTACTGTTGAAGAAAATGATGAAATTTATCTAATTGAAAATGAAGATGGAACAATTCAATTAGAACTAATAGATTCTGATAATAATGGGTCTTTAAATGGCTTACATGAGTTAGAAATTTACGATAAAGAAAATGATTTCTATTACAATGTTAGTTTCGTAGTGACAAATAAGAACACAAGTGATGGTAGCCCAGAAATCATTCATATATTCGAGGAACCGTATCAATATTTATATTTGGATTCTGAGGCGTTTTCTGGAAGTGAATTTATCTTAGACCTAGAAAACAGTTCTCCCTACACTAAATGGGAAATAGATGGTTTCGGAGCTGGTTTATTAGGATATGAATATTTAGTGGTGTTGTATGACAGTACAACAGACAAAGTACTTTGGGCGGTTAATGAGATTCCAAGGTTTACAAATGAAATCGAAAAAAATGCAGATGACGAGGTTGGTAGTGTTATTGTCGACTTTGACTTATCTTCACTTACTAAAGAGGAGTTAGAAAGTTTTTATTCTCACAATATTAGTATGGAGGTATTCTTACTTAATAAATCCGTTGATTTAGATAATGTTCAGGATTACAGAACAATCATTTCAAAAATACAAAATTCCGTAACTGCTTATGGATACATGAATGGAACCTATACATCAGAAGATACTGCAGAACTAGTGGTTCCATTGGTTGAAGAGTTGGTTCCAGCGATCCCGTTAGATGAAGAAATGGTTGAACAACCTAAAGGTATTGAACCATCTAATGGAACAAATTCTCGAGATGAACTAGAAGAGTATCCTGAAGAAGAAACAACTAAACAAAATGATGAAATGGAAGATGGAAAGTTAGATCAAGTAGAAGATGTTGATTCAACATCACAGGATACTTTGGAATTAGATTTAAAAGAAATTGAGGAAACCGATAAAGACAGTAATACTGATCAAACTATCATAAATCCATTACCAGAAGGTATTTCATTCAGGGATAAAGAAAAGTTAGTATATGGTGTAGATTTCATACTAGAAAATGGTGTTGTGAGATTAATATAA